Part of the Carnobacterium sp. 17-4 genome is shown below.
CAAAGAGAGGGTTATAATCAAATGTACGAACATCTTTACGAGCATTCAAAAAAATAAGTTTGCAGAAAATAAGTTAACTATACAAAAGTATACTAGTATACTTTTGTATAGTTAACTTTAAAGATCCGTAGATAACAAAAGACTTTTAAGCTTAGAATTTTAAAAATACTCACACAGACACTGTTGAATAGCTTGCGTAAGTATACTTTTGTGTAGATATTAAATGTAGGAGGCCTTCAAATGAATAAATTTTTCAAATCCATAACTAGCGACTACTTTGAAGATATTTTAGTACGATTAGCTCATCATTCGGCAGGGATTGAGGGAAATACGATTTCTCTACCTGCTACCGTTTCTATCATTGTAAATGGTACTTTACCCATTAGTTCCGGCGCTACAGTTAGAGAATTTTATGAGATTGAGAACCACAAGCAAGCTTTTGATCATATGATAAATCATTTAATAAATGAAGAGACCCTTTCTACCACCATTATTAAAGAGATACACGCTGATTTAACAGATCGATTACAATACGATAAAGGTCAATTTAAAAAGAATGAAAATATGATTTTAGGTGCTGAATTTCAAACAGCTTCACCATCAGAAACACCTTTGTTAGTTTCTCAATTAATTGATAATTTAAATTATCGTTTAAGTATATCTAAAGATAGGGAAGCTAAGT
Proteins encoded:
- a CDS encoding Fic family protein; this translates as MNKFFKSITSDYFEDILVRLAHHSAGIEGNTISLPATVSIIVNGTLPISSGATVREFYEIENHKQAFDHMINHLINEETLSTTIIKEIHADLTDRLQYDKGQFKKNENMILGAEFQTASPSETPLLVSQLIDNLNYRLSISKDREAKLMAILDTHIQFERIHPFSDGNGRTGRMMMNYSLLQEGFPPLIIEKDTKAQYVEILATQDVDSFLTFAKSILDKETKRMIAFQNMDQEKIKEIEE